Proteins encoded within one genomic window of Pithys albifrons albifrons isolate INPA30051 chromosome 9, PitAlb_v1, whole genome shotgun sequence:
- the LOC139675458 gene encoding protein FAM13A-like, with protein sequence MGAGASLSICKSCSSVQVRHTTNKVSPDLQFNRESSTFGVPLETLLQDATQCGVPSLVTEMVEYLEVFGLERVGIFRIGGSVNKIKELKQKYNQGEKVDLINDGDVDSVASLLKLFLKELPVAIFPEDICSGLLKTFQEHKINTTECIENLRQLLSCLPKAHQNLLQFLSAFLLKVATYSAVNFMTLENLSIVFGPALFKVPVSPLACEEQRLYNGLLLYLLQHHEMLFVDLNPCFSQRQTDGLQIKATEFFLK encoded by the exons ATGGGAGCAGGTGCCTCCCTTTCCATTTGC aaaTCATGCTCTTCTGTTCAAGTCAGACACACAACAAATAAAGTCTCGCCAGACCTACAGTTCAATAGAGAAAGCAGCACATTTGGTGTTCCTCTGGAAACCCTTTTACAGGATGCAACACAATGTGGGGTTCCTTCTCTTGTGACAGAGATGGTGGAGTACCTAGAGGTATTTG GTCTGGAGCGTGTTGGTATATTTCGAATTGGTGGTTCAGTAAATAAAATCAAGGAACTGAAGCAGAAATACAATCAAGGAGAAAAAGTTGACCTTATTAATGATGGAGATGTTGATTCTGTGGCCAGTCTTCTGAAGCTCTTTCTGAAAGAACTACCAGTGGCTATTTTTCCAGAAGACATTTGTTCTGGCTTGCTAAAAACTTTCCAAG AGCACAAAATCAACACAACAGAATGCATAGAGAACCTGAGACAGTTGCTCAGCTGCCTGCCCAAAGCCCATCAAAACCTTCTTCAGTTCCTGTCTGCTTTCCTGTTAAAGGTAGCAACATACAGTGCAGTGAATTTCATGACTCTGGAAAACCTCTCCATTGTGTTTGGACCTGCCCTGTTCAA GGTTCCTGTCAGTCCCTTGGCTTGTGAAGAGCAAAGGCTTTACAATGGCCTTCTGCTGTATTTGCTTCAACACCACGAGATGCTTTTTGTTGACCTGAACCCTTGCTTCTCACAGAGACAAACAGATGGCCTTCAG ATCAAAGCCACTGAGTTTTTCCTCAAGTGA